CTTGGTCACAGGATCTGGAATGTGACGTGTCGGTAGAGGAGGACAATCGTCAGGAGTGGATCTTCACCCTGTACGACTTTGACAATAGTGGGAAAGTTACTAAGGAGGTAATTTGTGTCCCCCAGCCTCTGCTGTTCATATATACCAATGCGACAGGTCCACACGCTCTCATACAGAATGGCTTACCTTTACACATTACCCATGTGTACAACTTTACGTTTGCTCAGATATTCATTCAGATGCAATTAATAACAGTGCCCCATGTCTGAATCAAACCTGCAGTCCCATAATTTGTAGACTATGTTATCATATGGACAAACTCCAACCTCAAACACAATGAAACACACTCTATTGTGTTATACGACACCATACAGGATACAAGGACACTGACTAATACTACTAATTTAAACTAGCAGCTTATTATTCTTTACGGTGCATATATTGGTGACgtattttatatgaattttaTGGTTATTAATAATCATTaactgcatgtttaaaaataaggtTAAGATTATGTTGTTCTTGCTTTGGTCGGGGTAAATGAAAGTTATAAGTTGCATATTATTCTCTATAAAtgcataatatttaaaatgtacgcCATGTAATAagttacataaatacattcaaaagtAGTTTCTGCTGTTTATGCATAATTCTTTATGCAAAACCTATTTCTTATGGTTTGTattgttaattttgtttttaattagagcaatgtgtctgtctctctgtcttgccTTGTCTCTGTTGCGCTTTGGAAAGGCACTTTAACTCTTGACTCGTCTCACTGGTATATTGTTACTGAATGGATGTCTGACTTGGTAAAGGCACTTTAACTCTTGATTTGTCTCACTGGTATATTGTTACTGAATGGATGTCTGACTTGGTAAAGGCACTTTAACTCTTGATtcgggacggagtgtggcacagtgggtaaggaactgcgctcgtaaccgaaaggtcacaggttcgaatcccgggtaaggacactgccgttgtacccttgagcaaggtacttaacctgcgttgcttcagtatatatccagctgtataaatggatacaatgtaaagtgctatgtaaaaagttgtgtaagtcgctctggataagagcgtctgctaaatgcctataatgtaatgtaatgtaatgtctcacTGGTATAGTGTTACTGAATGGATGTCTGACTTGGTAAAGGCACTTTAACTCTTGGTTCGTCTCACTGGTATATTGTTACTGAATGGATGTCTGACTTGGTAAAGGCACTTTAACTCTTGGTTCGTCTCACTGGTATAGTGTTACTGAATGGATGTCTGACTTGGTGCGTGTTAATGAGCTACGTGTTAATGAGCAGATATCTCTCTGGGTTTTATCAGGACATGTCCAGTCTGATGCACACCATCTACGACGTGGTGGACGCCTCTGTCAACCAGTCCTCCCACAGCAAGAGTAAGACCCTGCGGGTGAAGCTCACTGTCACCCCCGAGCCCGGGACTCGACGGAGAGATGCCACCAGTCCTGGAGCAGGTGGGCCACATAGAGCTCTATTCTCACTCTACGCCTGAGTCTGTTCTGGGGAACTGGTGTGAGACAGCTTCCAGAATTTAGGAATAATCTCCTTACAGACATGCACCTTATTGAGGTTGACAACAAAAGAGCATGTGATAACATTACGTACAATATGTatgttttgtcatgtttattgCTGTGGGTTGGCAATCACATAATATGTGCTTTAGTTCTGTGGTACTTTGAGTACAGGAAAACAGTTTTGAGAGCaagaatatttcattatatatacCGTAGATTTATAACTGAATTGCCTGATTTAATTCAGGGTTGAAAAGGTCTCCTTCAATAGCAAATTTTCCTTCATAAAATTGTATtaccattttatcttctttcttGTTCATTAACAAGCCTTTAAGAATGGTCCAGGTAATATATATGGTGATAAATATGGTGTTCGGAATTTATTACAGAAATAGGTAAttgatttgtaaaaataaaaatgttgaattaattaaaaacacagacaagaatAAAACAGGCAggattaaaatgagaaaaatggaCTGAATTCCTGGTATCAATGctgtcttcctctcttcttTAGATTGGGAGGCGGGTCACTGCCGGGGTGAACCCAGCCACCAGGCGGAAGGGTGCTACGCTGACAGACGGCTGTCAGCCCACATCAGGTGAGCTCCCCTGACAGCAGGTCTACCTGCACAGTGTCCGGGCCCCACTCTGAGTCACAACACCACACTAGTTCGTCCAGCTGAATGGGGATCAGGGCTGGCCCACTCTGAGTCACAACACCACACGGGTTCGTCCAGCTGAATGGGGATCAGGGCTGGAGGTTCAGTTGGTCTGAGTGCTGGGACCGTGAAATGTTTgagcatttgaaaaaatgtgacacctggatatacagtatggagagaagattttttttgtcttctggtCCCAATTTGGAATACCTAACTGTATTCACTCACAGTGCTTTAGTTCTGAGACCTGTGCTATCAgtttgggagagtgcagacaagcacatgCTATGTAATCCATACCAACCTGTGATTATAAACTCCACAGGGTAGTATTGTTTTGTGGGTTTTCTGAGGGCAGATTGTTTCTTCCTTTGCTCTGTGTAAAGTGGACAATAAACAGATTGTATTTCTACAATAATGGAAGAGAATCTCTTAAAGTTTTACCCAAGCTTCCTCTGGGCAGATCACATCAGGTCCCAGGCAGAAGCATTCTGACTTGTGGGACCCCTTGTGTTGTCTTTGACCACATCTGTCCTTCCTGGACCCAAAAGTATATCATTAATATTACTGTCTTTATCTCACCCTAGAAGACATAACAATGACCCTGTGCCAAGTGGAGAGGGGAACCATTACTGTGTGGatgagaacacagagagaaggaATCACTACCTGGACCTGGCTGGGATAGAGAACTATACCTCTAGATTTGAAGCAGGTAACAGCACATGTCAGTATGCAGAATTGCATGTTTATGTACATGTAACAATGCCCTGTAccatactatactatactttGACATCCTATGCATGCCATGCCTATAATGTATTTCTATGCCTAATGTATTGCTATTGCATTGCTATTAGCTTATATAAATAGTACATTATACTGTACCATACTGTAATGCTTTCCTGTGTTTTATACCACACAATTCTGTCTTGTACACCATTCTCTATTGTGCTGAGCTATGCTGGAAAACACTACACTGAACAATGCAGCACACAGTGCTACCCATGAAAGAAAGAGGCTGTATTGTTTAGAAATTCATGATACATTCCCTGGGGTACGTATCATGAATTTCTCATTTGATCGAGAGCTTCTACAtaacagaaaatacaaattCCATCAAATTTTTTGATcggcaaaataaattattgatgtTTTTGGACTGGATGAACATTACAATTAAAGACATTCCTATATGCATTCGCTGTACTGTAAGCTAACCAATAAGGCTGGACTGACGGCCCTTCCTATCACCCCGCCCACAGGtccgccccctccgcctccccctcaGGAGAGCCATGGGCGTGGCTCGCACTCACAGAACCGGTCCCGGTCCCAAGACTCTGAGGGGCACCTGGCCCACCAGCGCCGTTCGCAGGTCCTGGGGGAGAATTGCACCGCTTCAGAGTCCCGTGGGAGGGGCCCCCAGTTCCTCAGGTCCCCCAAGGTTATGTCATCAAAGGGGGCGGGAGCAACCCCATCAGGAGGCAATGGAGGGGGCAAGTCCAGCAAGTGCCATGGGTACTACCACCCAGCACAGCTTGGCGGGCAGGATGTGTACCACCTGCCCCCACACAGTCAGCACCAGCCCGCTTCAGCTCaccaccagcaccccctgcagcacagccacagcaaGCGTCTCCGTGCCAAGGCCCGGGacgccctctccccctccaaagcccccttcccccagcacCCTCCTCAGCAGCAGCCTGCCCCCCAGgggcctgagagagagcagccccACGTCCTGCCGGGCAGCCCTGGGTTTGTGGTTCCCGTCGTGCAGCGCCACGAGCACCACCATCACCACGaacaccaccatcatcaccactaccaccactaccaccaGACATGACTGCAGGCCACCAAGGCAGACAATCATACAGGCCTGAGGCACACCACAGTCATCCCTCCGAAATGATACTCCAGATCCCAGGGTTCCCTCCCTCCGCCTCCAAAGGCCATCCTCCGGACACTTTCCTTGTCTGCTgacacagccattttaactTAAAACAGGACTTCCGGAAACTTAATCACAAATCTGATGTTTCCTTCTAGGCTGTCGCCCCTCCTGCTGTGCTGTCGCTCTCGTTCATAGCCCCTCTGCAGTCCTGGTGTTCGAGTGGGCCTCACTGACTGCACAGTTTTACATTACTTCACACCTTTTTCTCTTATCATCTGCTGTGACACTTCTCCCTAGAAAGAGTGTATGTGTAGTAGGTGTCCCAATAGGGCTGGTTAGCTCTGTGCTAATGATGGTTCTCGTGCGTTCTCAGGTGTAAGGTGCTGCTCTTTAGCTATACTGAAAAGGCTACTTCCCCTCCAGGAAACCTGCAATGGACAAGGGGCAATTTCCCTTCATGGGTTAAAAAAGAAGTTAATCACCACTGCCAGTTTTAATGCAAAAATGCCTTTCTATATGTATAAAAATCTAtatgaatatacatatattactgtataattatactgtgtatgcatatttatcgttgtgtatgcatatacatttaTGTATATGTTACtgtcttttatatattttaataaacacataTTGTTAATTAAAGttctttaatatatttatatcctCCATTTATATCCCGTACTTCACTGAGGTACTCCACTGTTCCACAGTAGTTATGTCAGGTACTCTTTTAATCCCCAACAGTGTAGAATCCATGGACTTTCTTTATGCCCTAGTTAAGACACTTTCAGATTcaccattaaaatgtaaaatcctCCCATATCTTCCATAACAAATTCCAGTTATCTTCCATAACAATTTAAACTACTTGTCTAAAGTAATTTATAGGCCTAAATGAATGTATAGAGGGACACTACCAAAGACAGATAATCAGTAATTGAATAGCACAACAGTGCGAACAGCACTGGAACCCATTAAGACCCAGAACTTCCTACTAGATACAGCTGGAAATTGTAGTCCAACAGTGCAGACTCTTGGACAGATATTCTTGGATATCTAAAGTTCTTGGGTGTACTGTATATTCTCGGAATTTCTTGACAACCATTGATGTATTGCTGCCATCTTGTGGCCGTATGGGAagcaaaataacagaaaatacactGTATTGTATTCAATAAATTACCCGTGCCGGAAATACCAACTGGCTGCTGTCAATCTAGTTTGTCTAATTAGTTACTAACTATTCTTTTTGGGCACGAAATATAATtatgtaatgataataatgaagAGACCAAAATGTTTCTGACGTTGTGATATTAATTAAGATGAATTCAAATACCTTTAACCACGTTACTGCAGGGTTTGGCTTATGTCTATTGTTTAAATGACAAcctattaaaatatatatattttgtcagGTTGTATGCTCTGACATTATTGCTACTGTTGTGTTGATTCAGTGCAATGTGCATATTCAAAGCATATTTATGTTTACCTTAGTAACGTAAAATGCTCCTATCCAGATCTATTCATGCATTAAACAAGAATGCGTCTCCGGATATTGTCAGCGAACTGGTACAGCTCAGGGTCATGTCTGCGTGGCAAATGAAAATTAGGCTACTCATGGGTGTCTGTAAACCCTTTCAGTGCGGGGTAACAATTCTACACAAGCCAAGCGCAGTGCACAGCCGTTCTCAGTACTTCAGGGCTATCTTTTCAAGCAAAATGTCTCCGTGGGACTGTTCCGTACAGCCTCAGAATCCCAGTTCTCGCGTAGTTAAGGAACGATACTGTACGCGTGCATGTAGGCTACTCTTTGCGCCGGTAGGCTACATATCTATTCGAAATAATTAAACCGTCCTACTCTGTAACTTTCTAAGTTTCTGCTACAGGCGCCAATGCCTGTttgcaaaaggaaaacatttgacCCTATAAACCACGCTGTGTTGTTTCTTATTTCAGTACGTGATCCAGTTGCCTACATTCCATGCACTGCGCACCAAACACTCCCAAACCCCTTTACTTTTCAGAGCTGTGGAATACCATCACTTTCATATTCAaaagtgctgtgctgttagtTTCTCTGTCGTTAATTTGcgggaaatatattttgttccTCAAGCAGAACGGCTCTGATAATGCTTTTTATGCAACATTAATAATGACTATCCCGAGTTGCTCATCCGTTCTTTCAGGACTTGCCatcaatggttttatttctcgGGGCAAAAAGGAACCCCGACTGAGCCAAACAATGGAGGGCATGAAAAGAGATGGGAGGGTCGAATAAATGCAAATCTATCCACTTTGTACGGTTCGGAGTACCTCCCCCGGCATTGACAGCTGACAAATCTCCATCCAAAGTTTGCTGAGAGTTGGAAATCGCGACCTCGACCCTGCATTCTGTCGTAGTCATCCCGcgctgcaaataaataaatatccggGTGAACAATTCACGGCTATGATTTCGTCGTTTGCAAATAACTGCGCGCGAATAAACGAATGACCTGTAAACCTTGTTGAATCGGATGATGAACTGGTGTTTATTTTGCTTGTCTCGTGGGAGAGGAAAGCTGTGACAGCGCCGTGCACCTGCTAAGAACTTACCGAAGGTAAGAGGCATGTAGGATTCACGTAAATTCCAAAAGGTTATTAATCGAACTTCAAAACAGTTCTGTATTAGTTTATCTTTAATTTGTAGCTAGTCTTTGAATGAATGCATTGTTGCGGGTCTTACCTTATGGCTCACATTCTGAGTTGTCTTTACGAAAAACAGTGTTACGGTTAAGTTAACGGTGAAATCAGTGCCATAGTTGCATTGCTAAAATTATTATAGGCTAAACGTACACTCTAGTCATTGGTTATCAAACAGTTACTGTAgggaaaaggaaacatttccAGAAGTTGGCTCATTTCGCTCctatataatgtattttatttcataaactAGGCTACACTGCTAATATGTGTAGCTGTATTTTGTTAAGCTAAGCTCCTCTAGCCCGGGAAAAGTGATTATCTTCTGCGCACCAATGCCTGAGCTTTCCTGCAAGGCGTGCATGAGAAAAGGCTTGCAACACAATAGGCTCAGTGGGAGCCTGTCTGCCGTAGTTGGATGGGGGAGAAGTGGAAGGGTTTTGGAATATTAATCTTCtcagtttaaaagaaaatcacCATGGATGCAAGCTGAGGGAAATGGCCCAGATATGATTTTGTCTAATTTGGAGATCTTCATGAACATTCcacaatgaaaaattaatagATGGGGCAAAGCAGTAATAAATGAAGTTTTCCTCATGAACAAGAGTACATacccaccgacccccccc
This window of the Anguilla anguilla isolate fAngAng1 chromosome 1, fAngAng1.pri, whole genome shotgun sequence genome carries:
- the nkd2b gene encoding protein naked cuticle homolog 2-like isoform X1 is translated as MGKLQSKHACKRRENPEGGSFVVNAYISRRGVEESERYGAADHKFKERQELASSELKDGQFPEHHCPLEVILPPEKAEGCESYIQFLHQEEGEREPQKEPGRAPGKKRISLDDLECDVSVEEDNRQEWIFTLYDFDNSGKVTKEDMSSLMHTIYDVVDASVNQSSHSKSKTLRVKLTVTPEPGTRRRDATSPGADWEAGHCRGEPSHQAEGCYADRRLSAHIRRHNNDPVPSGEGNHYCVDENTERRNHYLDLAGIENYTSRFEAGPPPPPPPQESHGRGSHSQNRSRSQDSEGHLAHQRRSQVLGENCTASESRGRGPQFLRSPKVMSSKGAGATPSGGNGGGKSSKCHGYYHPAQLGGQDVYHLPPHSQHQPASAHHQHPLQHSHSKRLRAKARDALSPSKAPFPQHPPQQQPAPQGPEREQPHVLPGSPGFVVPVVQRHEHHHHHEHHHHHHYHHYHQT
- the nkd2b gene encoding protein naked cuticle homolog 2-like isoform X2, producing MTLTHVSSLCGDGQGQITGSNFSSSSEAKNELASSELKDGQFPEHHCPLEVILPPEKAEGCESYIQFLHQEEGEREPQKEPGRAPGKKRISLDDLECDVSVEEDNRQEWIFTLYDFDNSGKVTKEDMSSLMHTIYDVVDASVNQSSHSKSKTLRVKLTVTPEPGTRRRDATSPGADWEAGHCRGEPSHQAEGCYADRRLSAHIRRHNNDPVPSGEGNHYCVDENTERRNHYLDLAGIENYTSRFEAGPPPPPPPQESHGRGSHSQNRSRSQDSEGHLAHQRRSQVLGENCTASESRGRGPQFLRSPKVMSSKGAGATPSGGNGGGKSSKCHGYYHPAQLGGQDVYHLPPHSQHQPASAHHQHPLQHSHSKRLRAKARDALSPSKAPFPQHPPQQQPAPQGPEREQPHVLPGSPGFVVPVVQRHEHHHHHEHHHHHHYHHYHQT